A genomic segment from Acidobacteriota bacterium encodes:
- a CDS encoding DUF4390 domain-containing protein produces the protein MRVPRAGRLICALSLSSVLGGDALAAQPPREASGRSTKAAIAGLSAVREGPVLLVSFRLDRALDERTWEKIESGLPTGFIYDIQVRRIRRRWFDKAVGATRLQVVAMYNALTREYLVNFKRDGELYASRAVTSPEDLERALTTFEGLPSVELADEPPGRLVLRVRAEVRTRTRLGLIPDRVHTAWAQTTPFRSAQRRIGSGEAE, from the coding sequence ATGAGAGTCCCGCGGGCGGGACGGCTGATCTGCGCGCTCAGCCTGTCGAGCGTTCTGGGCGGCGACGCACTCGCGGCACAGCCTCCGCGAGAGGCCTCCGGCCGGTCCACCAAAGCCGCCATCGCCGGACTCTCCGCCGTGCGCGAGGGTCCGGTGCTGCTGGTCAGCTTCCGCCTTGACCGCGCCCTCGACGAACGCACCTGGGAAAAGATCGAGAGCGGACTGCCGACCGGCTTCATCTACGACATCCAGGTCCGGCGCATCCGGCGGCGCTGGTTCGACAAGGCCGTCGGCGCCACGCGGCTGCAGGTCGTGGCGATGTACAACGCCCTCACCCGGGAGTACCTCGTCAACTTCAAGCGCGACGGCGAGCTCTACGCCAGCCGCGCGGTGACCTCGCCGGAGGACCTGGAGCGAGCGCTGACGACCTTCGAGGGATTGCCGTCGGTCGAGCTGGCCGACGAACCGCCGGGGCGGCTGGTCTTGCGGGTACGCGCCGAAGTGCGAACCCGAACCCGGCTCGGCCTGATTCCGGACCGGGTCCACACCGCCTGGGCCCAGACGACGCCCTTCCGGTCCGCCCAGCGCCGGATCGGCAGCGGGGAGGCCGAGTGA
- the lpxC gene encoding UDP-3-O-acyl-N-acetylglucosamine deacetylase, which translates to MAKRANGSDRSPRARSNDTRDRLFRQQTIRRPTAISGVGIHTGRETNLRILPAPPDAGIRFRRADAGNVEVPADLTSVSSLELATTLGRDDVTVSTVEHLLAAVYILGIDNLVVEMDGPEVPILDGSAMPYLLLLQAAGVRPQNADRQILAITSVIEIDRGDKWLRASPYPGLRLDYTIDFEGCAVGRQRLQIDVDTRSFERGLAPARTFCRQMDVEQMQRAGLGLGGSVDNCIVFDEHGAVNTDLRFTDEPVRHKALDAVGDFTLLGAPIWGHFEVLRGGHQLHYELLRELVANSRCWTWLRGDELPPEAGRPLERDQPGTWHPGLAGPPP; encoded by the coding sequence ATGGCAAAGCGCGCCAACGGATCGGACCGGAGTCCCCGGGCACGGTCCAACGACACGCGTGACCGCCTGTTCCGCCAGCAGACGATCCGGCGTCCGACGGCGATCTCCGGCGTGGGCATTCACACCGGCCGGGAGACGAATCTGCGCATCCTGCCGGCGCCGCCCGATGCGGGCATCCGTTTCCGCCGCGCGGATGCCGGCAACGTGGAGGTTCCCGCCGACCTCACGAGCGTCAGTTCCCTCGAACTCGCCACCACGCTCGGTCGCGACGACGTGACCGTCTCGACCGTCGAGCATCTCCTCGCCGCCGTCTACATCCTCGGCATCGACAACCTGGTCGTCGAGATGGACGGCCCCGAGGTGCCGATCCTCGACGGCTCGGCGATGCCCTACCTGCTGCTGCTGCAGGCGGCGGGCGTAAGGCCCCAGAACGCGGACCGGCAGATCCTCGCGATCACTTCGGTGATCGAGATCGACCGCGGCGACAAGTGGCTGCGCGCATCGCCCTACCCCGGCCTGCGCCTGGACTACACGATTGACTTCGAGGGCTGCGCCGTGGGGCGCCAGCGACTGCAGATCGACGTCGACACCCGCAGCTTTGAGCGCGGCCTGGCGCCGGCGAGGACCTTCTGCCGGCAGATGGACGTCGAGCAGATGCAGCGGGCCGGACTGGGTCTGGGCGGGTCGGTCGACAACTGCATCGTCTTCGACGAACACGGCGCGGTGAACACGGATCTCCGTTTCACGGACGAGCCGGTGCGCCACAAGGCGCTCGACGCCGTCGGCGACTTCACCCTGCTCGGAGCGCCGATCTGGGGCCACTTCGAGGTTCTGCGGGGCGGGCATCAACTCCACTACGAGTTGCTCAGGGAACTGGTCGCCAACTCGCGGTGCTGGACCTGGCTCCGCGGCGACGAACTGCCGCCGGAAGCGGGTCGCCCCCTCGAGAGAGATCAGCCCGGGACCTGGCACCCCGGCCTCGCCGGTCCGCCTCCGTAG
- the smpB gene encoding SsrA-binding protein SmpB: MARRSKQKQRSLAGGNALAVNRKARREFHVLERLEAGIELLGTEVKSIRSGKIQLRDSYVAFREHEAWLLDAHVSAYSHGNRENHALERPRRLLLNRREIDRLFGRTRDRGLTVVPLSVYLKGNRIKVELALAQGRKLHDKRERERERTLDREAGEVFRGRRRLRADASGEAR; encoded by the coding sequence ATGGCCAGGCGCAGCAAACAGAAGCAGCGGTCGCTCGCGGGCGGGAACGCCCTGGCGGTCAATCGGAAGGCGCGGCGAGAGTTTCACGTCCTGGAGCGGCTCGAGGCCGGCATCGAACTCCTGGGCACCGAGGTCAAGTCGATCCGGAGCGGCAAGATCCAGCTACGCGACAGCTACGTCGCCTTCCGTGAACACGAGGCCTGGCTGCTGGACGCTCACGTCTCAGCGTACAGCCACGGCAACCGGGAGAACCACGCTCTCGAGCGGCCCAGGCGGCTGCTCCTGAATCGGCGTGAGATCGACCGCCTGTTCGGGCGTACTCGCGACCGGGGCCTGACGGTGGTGCCGCTGTCCGTCTATCTGAAGGGCAACCGGATCAAGGTCGAACTGGCCCTGGCCCAGGGCAGGAAGTTGCACGACAAGCGGGAGCGGGAACGGGAGCGCACCCTCGACCGCGAGGCCGGCGAGGTGTTTCGCGGCCGGCGGCGCCTGCGCGCGGACGCGTCCGGGGAAGCACGGTGA
- the uvrA gene encoding excinuclease ABC subunit UvrA: MSGKKIVVRGAREHNLKNLTVEIPRDRLVVVTGVSGSGKSSLAFDTLFAEGQRRYVESLSAYARQFLHQVEKPDVDSIEGLSPAISIEQKSVSRNPRSTVGTVTEILDYLRLLYASVGVPHCPECGKVIRPQTVQQMVDRVAAMPEGTRLLLLAPYVRGKKGEYRRQLEQMVREGFLRARIDGELCELSGDLPALDKNRKHDIEIVIDRLVVRPDIEQRLAASFETALEVGRGLLVVAPQGLPEETMSQHFACADCGTSLAEVSPRLFSFNSPYGACPECGGLGSSMAVDEERILDDPRRSIEAGVLRPFPATSSSWRLRMLRTVAAEMGFDLSTPWCELSEEVRQVVLYGSGSREIAFEIKGRRSSYQWRGRYEGVVPMLTRRHADTESPGVRAEIEKYMSVRTCGSCSGRRLRPEALAVTVGDRSIDDLTSMPIGDLRRVVGALGLNTKERQIAGKILQEVEDRLTFLDDVGLGYLHLDRASGSLSGGESQRIRLATQIGSKLQGVLYVLDEPSIGLHQRDNAKLLRTLKGMRDLGNSVLLVEHDEETIREADWIVDLGPRAGEHGGEVVAEGSLEKVEKAKGSLTAAYLRGEAEVPVPAARRPGNGAWLGIRGARQNNLAELDVDVPLGCFVLVTGVSGSGKSSLVNEVLYKALARHFYRAVDPAGDHDRIEGLEHLDKVIAIDQSPIGRTPRSNPATYTNVFTPIRTLMAKTPEARARGYKPGRFSFNVKGGRCEACAGDGQNKIEMHFLPDVYVTCDICGGLRYDRETLQVRYKGKNIADILAMSVENACEFFANVPAIDRILSTLDEVGLGYIRLGQPATTLSGGEAQRVKLATELSKRATGRSLYLLDEPTTGLHFDDVRRLVGLLQRLVDRGNTVLVVEHNLDVIKNADWIIDLGPEGGVGGGRLVVAGTPERVAASRESHTGEFLSKVLATPTPVPATQVRRAS; encoded by the coding sequence GTGAGCGGGAAGAAGATCGTCGTTCGCGGCGCCCGCGAACACAATCTGAAGAACCTGACGGTCGAGATCCCGCGGGATCGGCTGGTCGTCGTCACCGGCGTTTCGGGCTCGGGCAAGTCCTCTCTCGCGTTCGACACGCTGTTCGCGGAGGGACAGCGTCGCTACGTCGAGTCCCTGTCCGCCTACGCCCGCCAGTTCCTGCACCAGGTCGAGAAGCCGGACGTCGACTCGATCGAGGGACTCTCGCCCGCGATTTCGATCGAGCAGAAGTCGGTGTCCCGTAATCCACGGTCGACGGTGGGGACGGTGACCGAGATCCTGGACTACCTGCGGCTGCTCTACGCCTCGGTGGGTGTGCCGCACTGCCCCGAGTGCGGCAAGGTGATCCGGCCGCAGACCGTGCAGCAGATGGTCGACCGGGTGGCGGCCATGCCGGAGGGCACCCGGCTGCTGCTGCTCGCGCCGTACGTGCGGGGCAAGAAGGGCGAGTACCGCCGCCAGCTCGAGCAGATGGTCCGCGAGGGCTTTCTGCGGGCGCGGATCGATGGCGAACTCTGCGAGCTCTCCGGCGACCTCCCCGCTCTCGACAAGAACAGGAAGCACGACATCGAGATCGTCATCGACCGGCTCGTCGTGCGGCCGGACATCGAGCAGCGGCTGGCTGCATCGTTCGAGACGGCCCTCGAGGTAGGGCGCGGCCTGCTCGTCGTGGCCCCCCAGGGCTTGCCCGAGGAGACGATGTCCCAGCACTTCGCCTGCGCCGACTGCGGCACCAGCCTGGCCGAGGTCTCGCCGCGCCTGTTCTCGTTCAACAGCCCATACGGCGCCTGTCCGGAGTGCGGCGGCCTGGGTTCCTCGATGGCGGTCGACGAGGAGAGGATCCTGGACGATCCGCGGCGATCGATCGAGGCCGGCGTGCTTCGGCCCTTTCCTGCGACTTCATCCTCCTGGCGGCTCAGGATGCTCAGGACGGTCGCCGCAGAAATGGGCTTCGACCTTTCGACGCCGTGGTGCGAGCTGTCCGAGGAGGTGCGGCAGGTCGTGCTCTACGGTTCGGGCAGCCGCGAGATCGCCTTCGAGATCAAGGGTCGCCGCTCGTCCTACCAGTGGCGCGGGCGCTACGAGGGCGTGGTGCCGATGCTCACTCGCCGCCACGCGGACACGGAGTCGCCGGGCGTTCGCGCGGAGATCGAGAAGTACATGTCGGTGCGCACCTGCGGCTCGTGCTCGGGCCGCCGGCTTCGTCCCGAAGCGCTTGCGGTCACCGTCGGCGACCGTTCGATCGACGATCTGACCTCGATGCCGATCGGCGACCTCCGGCGGGTGGTCGGAGCGTTGGGACTGAACACGAAGGAACGGCAGATCGCCGGCAAGATCCTGCAGGAGGTGGAGGACCGGCTGACGTTCCTCGATGACGTCGGTCTCGGCTACCTGCACCTGGACCGGGCCTCGGGATCTCTCTCGGGAGGCGAGAGCCAGCGCATCCGGCTCGCCACGCAGATCGGAAGCAAGCTCCAGGGAGTGCTCTACGTGCTGGACGAGCCCTCGATCGGCCTGCACCAGCGGGACAACGCGAAGCTGCTGCGAACGCTCAAGGGCATGCGTGACCTCGGCAACTCCGTGCTCCTGGTCGAGCACGACGAGGAGACGATCCGCGAGGCCGACTGGATCGTCGATCTGGGTCCGAGGGCGGGCGAGCACGGCGGCGAGGTGGTCGCTGAAGGATCGCTCGAGAAAGTCGAGAAGGCGAAGGGATCGCTGACCGCCGCCTACCTCCGCGGCGAAGCGGAGGTGCCGGTGCCGGCGGCGCGGCGGCCGGGGAACGGCGCCTGGCTGGGCATCCGGGGCGCCCGCCAGAACAACCTGGCGGAACTCGACGTGGACGTGCCGCTCGGCTGCTTCGTCCTGGTCACCGGTGTCTCTGGCTCAGGCAAGAGCAGCCTGGTCAACGAGGTGCTGTACAAGGCCCTGGCTCGCCACTTCTACCGCGCCGTCGATCCGGCCGGCGATCACGACCGGATCGAGGGCCTCGAGCATCTCGACAAGGTGATCGCCATCGATCAGAGTCCGATCGGCCGCACTCCGCGCTCCAACCCGGCGACCTACACGAACGTCTTCACGCCGATCCGCACCCTGATGGCCAAGACGCCCGAAGCGCGGGCCCGCGGCTACAAGCCCGGCCGGTTCAGCTTCAACGTCAAGGGCGGCCGCTGCGAAGCCTGCGCCGGAGACGGCCAGAACAAGATCGAGATGCACTTCCTGCCCGACGTCTACGTCACCTGCGACATCTGCGGCGGTCTGCGCTATGACCGCGAGACCCTGCAGGTCCGCTACAAGGGCAAGAACATCGCCGACATCCTGGCCATGAGCGTCGAGAACGCCTGCGAGTTCTTCGCCAACGTCCCCGCCATCGATCGCATCCTCTCGACGCTGGACGAGGTGGGGCTCGGCTACATCCGCCTCGGGCAGCCCGCGACCACGCTGTCGGGTGGCGAGGCGCAACGGGTCAAGCTGGCCACCGAGCTGTCCAAACGGGCGACGGGCCGGAGTCTCTACCTGCTGGACGAGCCGACGACCGGTCTCCACTTCGACGACGTGCGGCGCCTGGTCGGCCTTCTGCAGCGTCTGGTGGACCGGGGCAACACGGTGCTGGTCGTCGAGCACAACCTCGACGTGATCAAGAACGCGGACTGGATCATCGACCTCGGCCCGGAGGGCGGCGTCGGTGGCGGCAGGCTGGTGGTGGCCGGCACGCCGGAGCGCGTGGCGGCCTCGCGGGAGAGTCATACCGGGGAGTTTCTGAGCAAGGTGCTGGCGACCCCGACACCGGTTCCCGCCACCCAGGTGAGAAGGGCGAGTTGA
- a CDS encoding sigma 54-interacting transcriptional regulator: MADRRSSPSRKAATDLAGRRQRLQLETLYDLVVALHSHESEQGLLDDLLQRLCTIVDPAAAAAVTRDRFGVARSASTVGFGSDSPAAEGLLAGPLWDDLLARDDVLARSGGSLAGREFQSLLAAPLKSRDAVLGFVAVLDKEVRGKGEPGFSDGDRRFLRSVAALAGVALDGLRQVERLVVSRERLAEENKLLKERLDDLAEVGGRRIVAHAPAMRRILEVIDRVAPRSVGVLLRGESGTGKELMAALLHQRSERTGPLVAVNCAALPESLLESELFGIEGGVATGVRARLGRFELAEGGTLFLDEVADLDVALQVKLLRALQEREIVRVGGQRPIAVDARVVAATHQPLERLVEEGRFREDLYYRLKGVSVELPPLRERRRDVPHLVRHFAERFCERESVEVPQFDRTALNLLLAHDYPGNVRELQNIVEGAVSLADGVVDVALIQSLMGGAVGPQSPEPLDLEAVKRRHVRRVIGMTGGNKSAAARLLGVNRRTLTRGGY; this comes from the coding sequence GTGGCCGACCGCAGATCCTCCCCCTCCCGGAAGGCGGCCACGGACCTTGCCGGCCGCCGCCAGCGGCTGCAGCTCGAGACGCTCTACGACCTGGTCGTGGCGCTCCATTCCCACGAATCCGAGCAGGGACTGCTGGACGACCTCTTGCAGCGTCTCTGCACCATCGTCGACCCGGCAGCGGCCGCGGCCGTCACCCGCGACCGCTTCGGGGTCGCGCGGTCGGCGTCCACGGTCGGCTTCGGCAGCGATTCCCCGGCAGCCGAGGGATTGCTTGCCGGACCCTTGTGGGACGATCTCCTGGCCCGGGACGACGTCCTGGCGCGGAGCGGCGGGTCGCTGGCCGGCCGGGAGTTCCAGTCCCTGCTGGCGGCTCCGCTCAAGTCTCGCGATGCCGTGCTGGGCTTCGTCGCCGTCCTCGACAAGGAGGTCCGTGGCAAGGGCGAACCGGGTTTCAGCGACGGCGACCGGAGGTTTCTCCGGTCCGTCGCGGCGCTGGCCGGAGTGGCCCTGGACGGCCTGCGCCAGGTGGAGCGGCTGGTTGTCTCTCGGGAACGACTGGCGGAAGAGAACAAGCTGCTCAAGGAGCGCCTCGACGACCTGGCGGAGGTCGGCGGCAGGCGGATCGTGGCCCATGCGCCGGCGATGCGCCGCATCCTGGAGGTGATCGACCGGGTCGCGCCGCGGAGCGTCGGCGTCCTGCTTCGCGGCGAGAGCGGCACGGGCAAGGAACTCATGGCGGCCCTGCTCCACCAGCGATCCGAGCGGACCGGCCCGCTGGTGGCGGTGAACTGCGCCGCGCTTCCGGAGAGCCTGCTCGAGAGTGAGCTGTTCGGTATCGAGGGCGGCGTGGCCACCGGCGTTAGGGCGCGCCTCGGTCGCTTCGAACTGGCGGAGGGGGGTACCCTCTTCCTCGACGAGGTGGCCGACCTCGATGTCGCGCTGCAGGTCAAGCTGCTGCGCGCGCTTCAGGAGCGCGAGATCGTGCGGGTCGGGGGCCAGCGGCCGATAGCGGTCGACGCGCGGGTCGTTGCCGCTACCCACCAGCCGCTTGAGCGCCTGGTCGAGGAGGGCCGCTTCCGCGAGGATCTGTACTACCGCCTGAAGGGCGTCAGCGTCGAGCTGCCGCCGCTGCGGGAGCGGCGGCGAGACGTTCCGCACCTGGTCCGCCACTTCGCCGAGAGGTTCTGCGAGCGGGAATCGGTCGAGGTGCCGCAGTTCGACCGGACGGCGCTGAACCTCCTGCTGGCGCACGACTATCCCGGCAATGTACGGGAACTGCAGAACATCGTGGAGGGCGCGGTCTCCCTGGCGGACGGCGTCGTCGACGTGGCCCTGATCCAGTCGCTAATGGGCGGCGCGGTCGGTCCTCAGAGCCCGGAGCCGCTCGACCTCGAGGCGGTCAAGCGCCGTCACGTACGCCGGGTCATCGGGATGACGGGGGGCAACAAGAGCGCCGCCGCGAGGCTTCTCGGCGTCAACAGGCGCACTCTGACGCGCGGCGGGTACTGA
- a CDS encoding ATP-binding protein: MSELGVLEETHLTFRLAPEMELEVRACACEMAKSIRMSTDKVEEVGMAVVEACINAIEHSRAADGQLHLGLAVLGSAEADEPQVLRITIQDQGVGFDCSKLVPPRIEDNLKSIRKRGWGLKIIEGLMDEVNVLSGEGGTSVVMLKVL, translated from the coding sequence ATGTCTGAGCTCGGAGTTCTTGAAGAAACCCACCTGACCTTCAGGCTCGCGCCCGAAATGGAGCTGGAGGTGCGGGCCTGCGCCTGCGAGATGGCGAAGTCCATCCGGATGAGCACGGACAAGGTCGAGGAAGTAGGCATGGCGGTCGTCGAGGCGTGCATCAACGCGATCGAACACAGCCGGGCCGCCGACGGCCAGCTTCATCTCGGGCTCGCGGTACTCGGTTCGGCCGAGGCGGACGAGCCGCAGGTGCTCCGGATCACGATTCAGGATCAGGGAGTCGGCTTCGACTGTTCGAAGCTCGTGCCGCCCCGGATCGAGGACAACCTGAAGTCGATCCGGAAGCGTGGCTGGGGGTTGAAGATCATTGAAGGACTGATGGACGAGGTGAACGTGCTCTCGGGCGAGGGCGGCACATCCGTCGTGATGTTGAAGGTACTCTGA
- a CDS encoding STAS domain-containing protein → MTEGLKLKVERRDGLAVIYTDGYINNQGGEEIAAAAYGLLDEGFRTLLLNLAGTKIVNSIGISILIEIIEKMIEVEGRLSFCHLTPTIEKTFHIMGLAQYASIFPDEQAAVTELQAGAS, encoded by the coding sequence ATGACCGAGGGTCTGAAGTTGAAGGTGGAGCGCCGCGACGGTCTGGCGGTGATCTACACGGACGGTTACATCAACAATCAGGGCGGCGAGGAGATCGCGGCGGCGGCGTACGGTCTGCTCGACGAGGGCTTCAGGACGTTGCTGCTGAACCTCGCCGGGACGAAGATCGTCAACTCGATCGGCATCTCCATCCTGATCGAGATCATCGAGAAGATGATCGAAGTGGAGGGCCGGCTTTCCTTCTGCCATCTCACCCCGACGATCGAGAAGACCTTCCACATCATGGGCCTGGCGCAGTACGCCAGCATCTTTCCCGACGAACAGGCGGCGGTGACCGAGCTTCAGGCCGGGGCTTCGTGA
- a CDS encoding SpoIIE family protein phosphatase yields MTSPAAVAAQASESTSAAGTGPGAELWRLAAAAAAAEWESGAAQTRLVRHWCRTQGLAGAQIYRRDGGPVASWGVLGTRERSLEHDLILYYAVGDDAARDDGAGGGQESKPEEHDLAGVLAIGLRLRELADELKDRKFQDNYNVVTLQAVYDVGLAIASTLNLDELTEEILLRAVSLLDARRGAFYLLDDEGRLALAGTIGGGAREAIEAPRAGFDEAGIEALAAGVMPDAEHSLAVPIEGDGGSGSVGLLVVADKESRTGVGPFAAADHRALSLFANQAAIALTNAKLHRQALEKERLEREVELAAEIQRNILPAEMPSAGCFETVGWSRPSRQVGGDYYGSLRFAGSRRGLVVADVTGKGMPAALLVSTLDSALRLLVDDCRLGGEGVGAELSPELFDRLNKHIVESSASNCFITLILAEIDPRNRAVRFLNAGHNPGLLVRGNGEVTPLPASGLPLGLLPSASYQVEPLEMGPGDLLCLYSDGITECESPDGEEYGQERLEDFLRSRRERPLSEIVDAIDADVRRFGAGLPQGDDQTVVLIRRG; encoded by the coding sequence GTGACTTCGCCGGCCGCCGTTGCTGCTCAGGCGTCGGAGTCGACCTCGGCGGCTGGAACGGGTCCCGGAGCCGAACTCTGGCGGCTTGCGGCGGCCGCGGCGGCTGCGGAGTGGGAGAGCGGCGCGGCGCAGACCCGACTGGTCAGGCACTGGTGCCGGACGCAGGGCCTGGCCGGTGCCCAGATCTACCGGCGCGACGGCGGTCCGGTGGCGTCGTGGGGCGTGCTCGGCACCCGCGAACGGAGCCTGGAGCACGACCTGATCCTCTACTACGCCGTCGGGGACGATGCGGCTCGCGATGACGGCGCCGGCGGCGGACAGGAAAGCAAGCCGGAGGAGCACGACCTCGCCGGAGTGCTGGCCATCGGCCTCCGGCTGCGGGAACTGGCCGACGAACTGAAGGACCGGAAGTTCCAGGACAACTACAACGTCGTCACGCTGCAGGCGGTCTACGACGTGGGGCTGGCGATCGCTTCGACGCTGAACCTGGACGAACTGACCGAGGAGATCCTGCTGCGCGCGGTTTCGCTCCTGGACGCCCGGCGCGGCGCCTTCTACCTGCTGGACGACGAAGGCCGCCTCGCGCTCGCCGGCACGATCGGCGGCGGCGCCCGCGAGGCGATCGAAGCGCCGCGGGCCGGTTTCGACGAGGCGGGCATCGAAGCGCTGGCGGCTGGCGTGATGCCGGACGCCGAACATTCGCTTGCGGTCCCCATCGAAGGCGACGGGGGCAGCGGCAGCGTCGGCCTGCTGGTGGTCGCGGACAAGGAGAGCCGGACCGGGGTCGGCCCGTTCGCCGCGGCCGATCATCGGGCGCTTTCGCTGTTCGCCAATCAGGCCGCGATCGCGTTGACCAACGCGAAGCTCCATCGGCAGGCGCTCGAGAAGGAGCGCCTGGAGCGGGAAGTGGAGCTCGCCGCGGAGATCCAGCGCAACATCCTGCCCGCCGAGATGCCGAGCGCGGGCTGTTTCGAGACGGTTGGCTGGAGCCGTCCCTCGCGCCAGGTCGGCGGCGACTACTACGGCTCGCTCCGGTTTGCCGGGTCGCGCCGTGGTCTGGTGGTCGCAGACGTTACGGGCAAGGGCATGCCGGCCGCGCTCCTGGTCTCTACCCTGGACTCGGCGTTGCGGTTGCTCGTCGACGACTGCCGGCTGGGCGGAGAAGGCGTGGGGGCGGAACTCTCGCCGGAACTCTTCGACCGTCTGAACAAGCACATCGTCGAGAGCAGCGCCAGCAACTGCTTCATCACCCTGATCCTCGCCGAGATCGACCCGCGAAACCGCGCCGTCCGCTTCCTCAATGCGGGGCACAACCCCGGGCTCCTGGTACGCGGGAACGGCGAAGTGACGCCGCTTCCGGCCAGCGGACTGCCGCTGGGCCTGCTTCCCAGCGCGAGCTACCAGGTCGAGCCTCTCGAGATGGGTCCGGGCGACCTTCTCTGCCTGTACAGTGACGGGATCACGGAGTGCGAGTCTCCGGACGGCGAAGAGTACGGCCAGGAGCGGCTCGAGGACTTCCTTCGCTCCCGCCGCGAGCGGCCGCTGTCCGAGATCGTGGACGCCATCGATGCCGACGTGAGGCGCTTCGGGGCCGGCCTGCCGCAGGGCGACGATCAGACGGTCGTGCTGATTCGTAGGGGTTAG
- a CDS encoding metallopeptidase TldD-related protein: MPDRRPSRPAAPNGPSGRRRSGRAEAEPRLRSLGRVREELGAAVDRSPADETEILWLESRRGRTGYRVPDLDSYRRRSRQVTLRVREGRRSGIHRTGGARSGELDGAVRFALAAARAAPAESLPLLPEGNQPEAPSAAVSDPALERLHAKAARRLLREALRDDEAAIIEWTIGQAAIANNRELARGVRASSVMVEVRSGAAPGAGFARHAARSLDGLQLARLVETARERRAPEGTAATPPSGAPVLLAPEATIEFVELLNLHAFSSRAILEQESFLLQHTGVQVFDRRLDLADDACRESGLPFPFDLEGVSKIPVELVSAGVPRTPALDTATAARVGLSPTCHCTGGEEAYPLNTFLQPGEHSDRELFRIADGGVWVSRLDEVECFDPARMRVRARARGARRLRAGRLAEPVIDLVWEDSLLRVFSNLLATGDTLFCRPSRDGFLGGTSAPALAVADVDGLTAAG; encoded by the coding sequence GTGCCGGATCGTCGCCCCTCGAGACCGGCCGCGCCGAACGGCCCATCAGGAAGGAGACGATCGGGACGTGCCGAGGCCGAGCCCCGCCTGCGCTCCCTGGGCCGGGTCCGGGAGGAACTCGGCGCCGCGGTGGACCGCTCGCCGGCGGACGAAACGGAAATCCTCTGGCTGGAAAGCAGGCGCGGCCGCACCGGCTACCGTGTTCCCGACCTCGACAGCTACCGGCGGCGCTCCCGTCAGGTCACGTTGAGGGTGCGGGAGGGGCGACGCTCGGGAATCCACCGCACGGGAGGCGCACGCAGCGGCGAGCTCGACGGTGCGGTGCGCTTCGCTCTCGCGGCGGCCCGGGCGGCGCCCGCCGAGTCGCTGCCCCTGTTGCCCGAGGGCAACCAACCGGAAGCCCCCTCGGCCGCCGTCTCCGACCCGGCCCTCGAACGCCTGCACGCCAAGGCGGCCCGGCGGCTGCTGCGAGAAGCGCTCAGGGACGACGAAGCGGCGATCATCGAATGGACTATCGGACAGGCCGCCATTGCCAACAACCGGGAACTCGCGCGAGGCGTACGCGCCAGTTCCGTCATGGTCGAAGTGCGAAGCGGCGCCGCTCCGGGCGCCGGCTTCGCCCGCCACGCCGCCCGCTCGCTCGACGGCCTCCAGCTTGCGCGACTGGTCGAGACGGCGCGTGAGCGGAGAGCGCCTGAAGGCACGGCCGCGACGCCGCCCAGCGGCGCGCCCGTCCTCCTGGCTCCCGAGGCGACGATCGAGTTCGTCGAACTGCTGAACCTCCACGCGTTCTCGTCACGGGCCATCCTCGAGCAGGAGTCCTTTCTGCTTCAGCACACGGGGGTGCAGGTCTTCGACCGCCGCCTCGACCTGGCGGACGACGCCTGCCGCGAGAGCGGGCTCCCCTTTCCCTTCGACCTGGAAGGCGTCTCGAAGATTCCGGTCGAGCTGGTGTCCGCGGGCGTGCCACGAACACCGGCACTGGACACCGCCACCGCTGCCCGCGTGGGACTTTCTCCCACCTGCCACTGCACGGGCGGCGAGGAGGCCTATCCCCTCAACACGTTCCTCCAACCCGGCGAGCACAGCGACAGGGAACTGTTCCGCATCGCGGACGGCGGCGTCTGGGTCAGCAGGCTGGACGAGGTCGAGTGCTTCGACCCCGCTCGCATGCGGGTGCGGGCACGGGCCCGCGGGGCGCGTCGCCTGCGAGCAGGTCGGCTCGCGGAGCCGGTGATCGATCTCGTCTGGGAGGACAGCCTGCTCCGTGTGTTCTCCAATCTGCTCGCCACCGGCGACACTCTGTTCTGCCGCCCTTCGCGCGACGGTTTCCTCGGCGGCACGTCCGCGCCAGCTCTGGCGGTGGCCGACGTGGACGGTCTGACCGCGGCGGGCTAA